One window of Trifolium pratense cultivar HEN17-A07 linkage group LG5, ARS_RC_1.1, whole genome shotgun sequence genomic DNA carries:
- the LOC123885530 gene encoding lon protease homolog 2, peroxisomal-like — protein MRVIKEELGDNEDDEDDLIALKRNMQKAGMPPNVWKHAHRVEPQQPGYNSSRVYLDLLADLPWKKASEEIEMDLRATQKRLDSDHYGLVKVKQRIIEYLAVRKTWVSSIEAAQQ, from the exons ATGAGGGTTATAAAAGAAGAACTTGGTGATAATGAGGATGATGAGGATGACCTGATTGCCCTTAAAAGGAATATGCAGAAAGCAGGAATGCCACCAAATGTATGGAAACATGCACACAGAGTTGAG CCTCAGCAACCTGGGTATAACAGTTCGCGGGTTTACCTTGATCTTCTTGCCGATCTGCCCTGGAAGAAGGCCAGCGAAGAGATTGAAATGGACTTAAGAGCTACACAAAAGCGACTGGACAGTGATCACTATGGTTTAGTGAAGGTCAAGCAAAGAATTATTGAATACCTAGCAGTTCGCAAG ACTTGGGTTAGTTCAATTGAGGCTGCTCAACAATAA